In Flammeovirgaceae bacterium 311, one DNA window encodes the following:
- a CDS encoding Crp/Fnr family transcriptional regulator (COG0664 cAMP-binding proteins - catabolite gene activator and regulatory subunit of cAMP-dependent protein kinases) → MTHKNTRLLYQKIIGLAGSIPEASLDKLFGLINYKQIAKGDYILNQGQICCNIVFVEKGLLRSFIVKEGIVINTGFTIENNFTTNLKSLRSSLPSDVSIQAGEDSAIYEFPRDALFSLYKESPEIESFGRKLLEQLLMEQEEHTNLFKIYTPAERYQFMQKNKPEITQRVSLTQLASYLGVARETLSRIRKLK, encoded by the coding sequence ATGACTCACAAAAATACGAGGCTTTTATACCAAAAGATCATTGGGCTGGCCGGAAGCATACCAGAAGCTAGTCTTGATAAACTGTTCGGTCTTATCAACTACAAACAAATTGCAAAAGGGGATTATATTCTGAATCAGGGGCAAATTTGCTGCAATATTGTTTTTGTGGAGAAGGGCCTTTTACGATCTTTTATCGTGAAGGAGGGCATTGTAATCAACACTGGATTTACCATTGAAAATAATTTTACCACTAACCTCAAAAGCCTGCGCTCTTCGTTACCATCTGATGTTTCTATACAGGCAGGAGAAGACTCTGCGATATACGAATTCCCCAGGGATGCCCTGTTTTCACTTTATAAAGAATCTCCGGAAATTGAATCATTCGGCAGAAAGCTTTTAGAACAACTCCTGATGGAACAGGAGGAACACACTAACTTATTTAAAATCTATACCCCGGCTGAGCGGTATCAGTTCATGCAGAAAAACAAACCTGAAATTACACAAAGGGTAAGTCTAACGCAGCTAGCTTCCTATCTGGGTGTGGCACGGGAAACATTAAGTCGTATCAGAAAATTAAAATGA
- a CDS encoding DNA mismatch repair protein MutS domain-containing protein (COG0249 Mismatch repair ATPase (MutS family)), producing MQNPLNNYQHNIRQYTTSAITLGHKLQELSVARIAAFLGSVIFIIIFANARLVGALIFVVPICVFAFAFLLKHYNRVAYQKQHAIHLKEINEDEVLRLENKLSHLPGGQAYSNPHHPYVADLDIFGSHSLFQLINRTTTESGSVCLAAWLSASAPKAVIVNRQEAVKELAPLLDWRQDFQASGMHHRNAKSDYNKLLTWLEKPVHLLPNRTKYLAAGITLALLTTLALLYHFIYAYTSNYLLNTLPLLAMLLINYIVLKKLKPVAEEIIGDTHQNIKILGGYQSLILKIESGKFNSSLLQQLQSVFGQQNYSAAGEINRLKKILEVSQLKGTKGNFGNQFYAILNMFWLLDIYWIIRTEQWKNRNSSYLKSWAAAVSEFEALSSIAGFAYANPTYTFPEIKTGPCTINFVMLGHPLLKPESRRSNDFSLRARENIAMITGSNMAGKSTFLRTVGANLVLALIGAPCCAKGGEVSELKIFTSMRTQDNLEEGISSFYAELKKVEQLLQLVQSGESIFFMLDEMFKGTNSKDRHRGGFSLIKQLEELNAFGIISTHDLDLADLAGKHGLVKNYSFNSEIRQGEMIFDYKLTPGLCKDFNASELMKKSGIKVLDYVEGV from the coding sequence ATGCAAAACCCATTGAATAATTACCAGCATAATATCCGGCAATACACAACATCCGCCATAACGCTGGGGCACAAACTTCAGGAGCTTTCCGTAGCCAGAATAGCTGCATTTTTAGGCTCTGTTATCTTCATTATAATTTTTGCCAATGCCAGGCTGGTGGGGGCATTGATCTTTGTAGTACCCATCTGTGTGTTTGCCTTTGCATTTTTGCTCAAACACTACAACAGGGTAGCTTACCAGAAACAGCATGCTATCCATTTAAAAGAAATCAACGAAGATGAGGTTTTAAGGCTGGAGAATAAACTCTCCCACCTCCCCGGCGGGCAAGCCTATAGCAACCCTCATCATCCTTATGTGGCAGACCTGGATATTTTCGGGTCGCACTCACTCTTCCAGCTGATCAACCGTACCACCACAGAATCGGGTAGTGTATGCCTGGCAGCGTGGCTGTCAGCCTCCGCTCCTAAAGCCGTAATCGTTAACAGGCAGGAAGCTGTAAAGGAGCTTGCCCCGCTCCTGGACTGGCGGCAGGATTTCCAGGCATCCGGCATGCACCACCGCAATGCCAAAAGTGACTACAACAAACTGCTGACCTGGCTGGAGAAGCCGGTACACCTGCTCCCAAACAGAACCAAATACTTAGCTGCTGGCATTACCCTGGCCCTGTTAACTACCCTGGCACTCCTGTACCATTTTATCTATGCCTATACATCAAATTATCTCCTGAACACGCTCCCCCTGCTCGCGATGCTCCTTATCAACTATATTGTGCTCAAAAAGCTAAAGCCGGTTGCCGAAGAGATCATCGGGGATACCCATCAGAACATCAAAATACTGGGAGGCTACCAGTCTCTCATCCTCAAAATTGAATCCGGGAAATTCAATTCATCACTGCTTCAGCAGCTACAATCCGTTTTTGGTCAGCAAAATTATTCAGCAGCGGGCGAAATCAACAGGCTGAAGAAAATACTGGAGGTATCGCAGCTGAAGGGCACGAAAGGAAATTTCGGCAACCAGTTTTATGCCATACTCAATATGTTCTGGCTCCTGGATATTTACTGGATCATCCGGACAGAGCAATGGAAAAACAGGAACAGCTCCTACCTGAAATCCTGGGCAGCTGCCGTAAGCGAGTTCGAGGCCCTTAGCAGCATAGCCGGATTTGCTTACGCTAACCCCACCTACACCTTCCCGGAGATAAAAACAGGCCCCTGCACTATTAATTTTGTAATGCTCGGACATCCCCTGCTAAAGCCTGAAAGCAGGAGATCGAACGACTTTAGTTTAAGAGCCCGTGAAAACATTGCCATGATCACAGGATCGAACATGGCCGGTAAAAGCACCTTTTTAAGAACCGTGGGCGCAAACCTGGTACTGGCCCTGATAGGCGCACCCTGTTGCGCAAAGGGGGGAGAGGTGTCGGAGCTGAAGATATTCACCAGCATGCGCACGCAGGATAACCTGGAGGAAGGCATTTCCTCTTTCTATGCCGAGCTGAAAAAGGTAGAGCAACTGCTGCAGCTGGTTCAAAGCGGAGAATCCATCTTCTTTATGCTGGATGAGATGTTCAAGGGCACCAATTCCAAAGACCGGCACCGGGGCGGCTTCTCGCTGATCAAGCAGCTGGAGGAGCTAAATGCATTCGGAATAATCTCCACGCACGACCTGGACCTGGCTGATCTGGCAGGGAAGCACGGGCTGGTAAAGAATTACAGTTTTAACAGCGAGATCAGGCAGGGCGAAATGATCTTTGACTACAAACTGACCCCGGGCCTGTGCAAAGATTTCAACGCCAGCGAACTGATGAAAAAAAGCGGCATCAAGGTGCTGGACTATGTGGAGGGAGTGTGA
- a CDS encoding peptidase-like protein (COG4099 Predicted peptidase) produces MNKSFYHFANFFIILIVAASVFQGTLRILLGPAIFALESFPIWFLVTNAITLAGSFFLLKYYYHKKYRITFYTGTIAILAGLCHAGVIYIMLTSGGLVNYVMPTLFLSIGANLVYAISLMASRASKKIWLKTAGYSIFLTGLVTGAALLWSLNNQEAQLDGSLEKIIQRVSLLGSLIPLLYILNFMGEQKVLKEDLADTSTQRSAADSVKVGAFLALCTTLVLGVLIATEASSSLYWQKQNAKKTEALTRLADARTFVDSKGDTLQYLLLKPLNYDTDMLNGDTTTYPLLVNLPYGGYEGAEIAQILSDDLYRKNYPSFVFIPYCPPGSGWGGIPGYPDIDTLVFSAIQALDKEFPIDTSRRYVTGISRGGYGSWHFITTRPDMFAAAIPVCGAGDPQLAPAVADVAVWAFHGEEDRNVPVSGSRNMVEAMEKAGGDPRYTEFKGEGHNIWHLVRETPGLLDWLFAQERE; encoded by the coding sequence ATGAACAAAAGCTTTTACCATTTTGCGAACTTCTTCATCATACTGATAGTCGCTGCCAGTGTTTTTCAGGGCACCCTCCGCATTCTGCTTGGCCCCGCAATCTTTGCGCTAGAATCATTCCCAATTTGGTTTCTGGTAACCAACGCCATTACGCTGGCAGGATCATTCTTCCTGCTGAAGTACTACTATCATAAGAAATACAGGATCACATTTTATACAGGAACAATAGCTATTCTTGCAGGCCTTTGCCATGCCGGCGTTATTTACATCATGCTGACTTCAGGCGGATTAGTAAATTATGTGATGCCCACGCTCTTTCTGTCAATAGGGGCCAACCTGGTATATGCCATCAGCCTGATGGCTTCCAGGGCAAGCAAAAAGATATGGCTAAAAACAGCCGGCTATTCCATCTTCCTGACTGGCCTGGTGACAGGAGCTGCATTGCTCTGGAGCTTGAATAACCAGGAGGCTCAGCTGGATGGCAGCCTGGAAAAAATTATTCAGCGGGTTTCGCTGCTTGGCAGCTTAATACCCCTGCTGTATATCCTGAATTTTATGGGTGAGCAGAAGGTGCTGAAGGAGGACCTCGCCGATACCAGCACACAAAGATCTGCAGCAGACTCCGTGAAAGTTGGAGCATTTTTGGCTTTGTGTACAACGCTGGTTTTGGGAGTGCTGATTGCCACAGAAGCCAGCTCCTCCCTCTACTGGCAAAAACAAAATGCTAAAAAAACAGAGGCCCTCACCAGGCTTGCAGATGCCAGAACCTTTGTGGATAGCAAAGGCGATACCCTGCAATACCTGCTGCTGAAGCCATTGAACTACGATACAGACATGCTGAACGGGGACACCACAACCTATCCCCTGCTTGTAAACCTGCCATATGGCGGTTATGAAGGAGCCGAGATTGCACAGATACTATCAGACGATCTCTACAGAAAGAATTATCCTTCCTTTGTATTTATTCCCTACTGCCCGCCAGGATCAGGCTGGGGTGGCATTCCGGGTTATCCCGATATAGATACGCTGGTTTTTAGCGCTATCCAGGCATTAGATAAAGAATTCCCGATTGATACTAGCAGACGTTACGTAACCGGCATCTCCAGGGGTGGCTACGGATCCTGGCATTTTATCACTACCCGTCCGGATATGTTTGCCGCCGCCATACCCGTTTGTGGTGCAGGTGATCCCCAACTTGCCCCCGCTGTTGCAGATGTAGCCGTTTGGGCTTTCCATGGCGAAGAAGACAGGAACGTTCCCGTAAGTGGCTCCCGTAACATGGTTGAGGCAATGGAAAAGGCCGGCGGAGACCCCCGATACACAGAATTTAAGGGAGAAGGGCACAACATCTGGCACCTGGTGAGGGAAACCCCGGGTTTACTGGACTGGCTTTTTGCACAAGAGCGGGAATAG
- a CDS encoding membrane protease subunit, stomatin/prohibitin (COG0330 Membrane protease subunits, stomatin/prohibitin homologs) has protein sequence MKTNKNVKSGLNAVSVTVFILLVGSFAALFYWGYINIPLLVFFLIISLLVTSSIHIADQWEKAVVLRMGKYKGLEGPGIFFIIPILDKVDNYIDQRVRVTDFTAEQTLTKDTVPVNVDAVVYWTVWDVEKAALEVQEYVTAIGYIAQTGLRDVIGKHELSDLLQERDKVADVLQHMLDENTSPWGITIQNVGIKDIVIPRILADAMSKEAQAERERRARVILGTAETEIAEKFAKASQQYIDNPVALHLRGMNMLFEGLKEKGSMVIVPSSALDTMNLGAIGGLVSLAKTNEPVPAHKPEQVHDPEQSKIEEHEIKTDKPEETAQANKQ, from the coding sequence ATGAAAACAAATAAAAATGTCAAAAGCGGGCTTAATGCAGTTTCGGTAACGGTATTTATTTTACTGGTTGGAAGTTTTGCAGCACTGTTTTACTGGGGCTACATCAACATTCCCCTGCTGGTATTTTTCCTGATAATTTCCTTGCTGGTAACCAGCTCCATCCACATAGCCGATCAATGGGAAAAGGCGGTTGTGTTAAGAATGGGCAAATACAAGGGCCTTGAAGGACCCGGTATATTTTTCATCATTCCCATCCTTGATAAGGTAGATAACTATATTGACCAGCGGGTGAGGGTTACTGACTTTACAGCAGAACAGACCCTGACAAAAGATACCGTTCCGGTAAATGTGGATGCCGTGGTCTACTGGACCGTTTGGGATGTGGAGAAAGCCGCCCTGGAAGTGCAGGAATATGTAACCGCTATTGGCTATATTGCCCAGACGGGCTTACGGGATGTGATCGGAAAACACGAACTGTCGGACCTGCTCCAGGAAAGAGATAAGGTAGCGGATGTATTACAACACATGCTGGATGAGAACACCAGCCCATGGGGCATTACGATTCAGAATGTAGGCATCAAAGATATTGTAATTCCCCGCATACTGGCCGATGCCATGAGCAAGGAAGCACAGGCAGAAAGAGAGCGGCGGGCCAGGGTGATTCTGGGTACTGCCGAAACCGAAATTGCAGAGAAATTTGCGAAAGCCAGCCAGCAGTATATCGATAACCCGGTGGCGCTGCACCTAAGGGGCATGAACATGCTGTTTGAGGGCCTGAAGGAAAAAGGATCCATGGTGATTGTGCCCAGCTCCGCGCTCGATACCATGAACCTGGGCGCAATTGGTGGCCTGGTTTCACTGGCAAAAACAAATGAACCAGTGCCGGCACATAAACCAGAACAAGTACATGATCCGGAGCAGTCGAAGATTGAGGAGCATGAAATAAAAACGGATAAACCCGAAGAAACAGCTCAGGCAAACAAGCAGTAA
- a CDS encoding putative transcriptional regulator (COG1725 Predicted transcriptional regulators), with product MIDFKLDPKTGTPFYRQIIDQIRYGIATGKLKTGEQLPTVRSLAVDLKVNLNTVAKAYRELEIQHVLETQQGTGTFIGDITIQLSDKEKNDKLEEICHEFTSIAFSYGFSIDDIISQLQKQA from the coding sequence ATGATTGATTTTAAATTAGACCCTAAAACAGGTACTCCATTTTATCGGCAAATTATCGATCAGATCAGATATGGTATTGCTACAGGAAAGTTGAAGACAGGAGAACAGCTGCCGACTGTGCGATCGCTGGCTGTAGATCTGAAAGTAAACCTGAATACAGTTGCTAAAGCCTACAGAGAGCTGGAAATTCAGCATGTGCTGGAAACCCAGCAGGGCACCGGCACCTTTATCGGCGACATTACGATACAGCTTTCAGATAAAGAGAAGAATGACAAGCTGGAAGAAATATGTCATGAGTTTACCTCCATCGCCTTTAGCTATGGATTTTCAATAGATGACATTATAAGCCAACTACAAAAACAGGCATAA
- a CDS encoding pyridoxamine 5'-phosphate oxidase-related FMN-binding protein produces the protein MDINKNKMGKKFAAISPELQEFIQEQKIFFVGTAAEEGQVNISPKGMDTFRVLGPNKIAWLNLTGSGNETAAHLIKNNRMTIMFCAFMGKPMILRLYGTAKIYHQRDEPYHSLSRLFPQIAGSRQIIEMEVELVQTSCGFAVPFMDFKEERTQLKSWAEKQGEERLADYWKEKNSRSIDGFETGIFSDSKS, from the coding sequence ATGGATATAAATAAAAACAAAATGGGAAAAAAATTCGCTGCAATAAGTCCTGAGCTACAGGAATTTATACAGGAACAGAAAATTTTCTTTGTGGGAACGGCAGCTGAAGAAGGCCAGGTGAATATCTCCCCAAAAGGCATGGATACCTTCCGGGTGCTGGGGCCCAATAAAATAGCCTGGCTCAACCTCACGGGCAGCGGAAACGAAACAGCTGCGCACCTGATTAAAAATAACAGGATGACCATTATGTTCTGCGCTTTTATGGGCAAACCAATGATTCTGCGCCTGTATGGAACAGCCAAGATATACCATCAGCGGGATGAACCATACCATAGCCTCAGCAGGCTGTTTCCCCAAATAGCCGGATCCCGGCAAATCATAGAAATGGAGGTGGAGCTGGTGCAGACCTCCTGCGGCTTTGCCGTTCCCTTTATGGATTTCAAAGAGGAAAGAACACAGCTGAAATCCTGGGCTGAAAAACAGGGCGAGGAGCGATTAGCAGACTACTGGAAAGAAAAAAACAGCAGGAGCATCGATGGCTTTGAAACCGGAATCTTCAGTGATTCAAAAAGCTGA
- a CDS encoding amidohydrolase (COG0388 Predicted amidohydrolase), which yields MKICIAQIRPFKGNIAANIKAHLGFIELAVFLQADAIFFPELSLTCYEPALAMALAIEQEIPQLHIFQRISNSSQVTIGLGLPTKTITGVQISMLIFQPGQPRQTYSKQQLHTDEYPYFEPGSEQLILQLGNKKIAPAICYESLQLAHAENAVKLGAQIYLASVAKSASGVAKALQHYPQIAAKYAMPVLMANSIGYCDNFLSVGNSAIWSKDGVLLAQLEQGIEGILVFDTETEEVGKQLI from the coding sequence ATGAAAATCTGCATCGCCCAGATACGGCCCTTTAAAGGCAATATTGCTGCAAACATTAAAGCCCACCTGGGGTTTATAGAGCTTGCTGTGTTCTTACAGGCCGATGCCATTTTCTTTCCGGAGCTTTCCCTCACCTGTTATGAACCTGCACTGGCCATGGCACTGGCTATCGAGCAGGAAATTCCCCAGCTCCATATCTTTCAGCGCATCAGCAATTCCAGCCAGGTCACGATTGGGCTTGGCCTGCCCACTAAAACCATAACGGGCGTGCAGATCAGCATGCTGATTTTTCAGCCCGGTCAGCCCAGGCAAACTTACTCCAAACAACAGCTTCATACCGACGAGTATCCCTATTTTGAGCCGGGCAGCGAGCAACTCATTCTGCAGCTTGGCAATAAAAAGATTGCTCCCGCCATCTGTTACGAAAGCCTGCAGCTCGCACATGCGGAAAATGCCGTTAAGTTGGGGGCACAAATTTACCTGGCAAGCGTGGCAAAGTCTGCCAGCGGAGTAGCCAAAGCCCTGCAGCATTATCCCCAAATTGCTGCCAAATACGCCATGCCCGTCCTCATGGCCAACAGCATTGGCTACTGCGATAATTTCCTAAGCGTGGGCAACAGTGCCATCTGGTCAAAAGATGGGGTGCTGCTCGCGCAGCTGGAACAAGGCATAGAGGGCATCCTGGTTTTTGATACCGAAACAGAAGAAGTTGGCAAACAATTAATATAA
- a CDS encoding Activator of Hsp90 ATPase 1 family protein (COG3832 Uncharacterized conserved protein), with product MERKTKVNAEDGKQEIVITREFELPLELLFKAYVEPDIVEQWMGTKVLKLECKKHGSWQFETTDPKGNKYGFNGVIHEFVQNRKITRTFEMEHTPFPVQLEFLVFEQLTDDSSKLSMHIVYKSVADRDQMLKLPFAQGINGAHNRLQDIVSKLRPYDKEK from the coding sequence ATGGAACGAAAAACAAAAGTCAATGCCGAAGATGGCAAACAGGAAATAGTGATTACGAGGGAATTTGAATTACCCCTGGAATTACTTTTTAAGGCGTACGTAGAACCTGATATTGTTGAGCAATGGATGGGAACCAAAGTGCTGAAACTTGAATGTAAAAAGCACGGCAGCTGGCAGTTTGAAACCACCGATCCTAAAGGAAACAAATATGGCTTCAATGGGGTAATCCACGAGTTTGTTCAAAACCGGAAAATCACCCGGACATTTGAAATGGAGCATACGCCGTTTCCTGTTCAGCTTGAGTTCCTGGTGTTTGAACAACTCACAGACGATAGCAGCAAACTCAGCATGCATATCGTGTATAAATCAGTAGCAGACAGGGACCAGATGCTGAAGTTACCCTTTGCACAAGGTATTAACGGAGCCCATAACCGCTTGCAGGACATCGTAAGCAAATTAAGGCCATATGACAAAGAGAAATAA
- a CDS encoding ArsR family transcriptional regulator (COG0640 Predicted transcriptional regulators) yields the protein MNLRRDVFQAIADPTRRAILLLLASQSMTAGAIASNFDTARPTVSKHLQILTECELLAQEQNGREIYYHLNPGKIKEIADFIEPFRNMWDDRFNKLEAIMKQYKPKE from the coding sequence ATGAATTTAAGGCGAGATGTTTTCCAAGCCATAGCAGACCCTACCAGAAGGGCGATACTGCTGTTACTTGCTTCACAATCCATGACAGCAGGTGCAATAGCCTCGAACTTTGACACCGCAAGACCAACTGTTTCAAAACACCTGCAAATACTCACCGAGTGCGAACTGCTTGCACAGGAGCAAAACGGCAGAGAGATCTACTATCACTTAAATCCCGGTAAGATAAAGGAAATAGCAGACTTCATTGAACCCTTCCGCAATATGTGGGACGACAGGTTTAATAAACTGGAAGCCATCATGAAACAGTACAAGCCAAAAGAATAG